The following coding sequences lie in one Corynebacterium humireducens NBRC 106098 = DSM 45392 genomic window:
- the thrS gene encoding threonine--tRNA ligase, with amino-acid sequence MVNTTAPAFPSFTVPAGTPVGTAMRELDLPNKGPDAVVVVKDAEGNLRDLSHTPETDAEFTPVPASSEEGRGVIRHSCAHVLAQAVQAEFPGTKLGIGPAIDNGFYYDFQVAEPFTPEDLKAIERRMKKIIKSGQKFERRTYASTEAAAEELADEPFKLELVADKGNIDPDSDEATEIGAGELTAYDNINPRTGEVEWSDMCRGPHVPTTRYIPAFAITRSSAAYWRGNQDNAGLQRIYGTAWEDKESLDAYQHMLAEAEKRDHRRLGAELDLFSFPDEIGSGFPVFHPNGATIRMEMEEHSRRQHIAGGYSFVNTPHITKGDLFEKSGHLDFYAEGMFPPMQLDGETDEEGNVTKPAQDYYAKPMNCPMHNLIFASRGRSYRELPLRLFEFGTVYRYEKSGVVHGLTRARGFTQDDAHIYCTEDQLEQELTTVLDFIISLLQDYGLDDFYLELSTRDPKKSVGSDEIWERSTDILQRVADKSGLHLVPDPEGAAFYGPKISVQAKDAIGRTWQMSTVQLDFNLPERFDLEYTAPDGSKKRPIMIHRALFGSIERFFGVLLEHYAGAFPAWLAPHQVMGIPVADDFAPHLEAVTAELRRRGIRAEVDTSDDRMQKKIRNHTTGKIPFMLLAGARDVEADAVSFRFLDGTQVNGVPVAEAVELIEAWVRDRVNEQPSEAALAARRQ; translated from the coding sequence ATGGTGAACACCACCGCCCCCGCATTCCCCTCGTTCACGGTCCCGGCCGGCACCCCCGTCGGCACCGCGATGCGGGAGCTGGATCTGCCGAACAAGGGCCCGGACGCCGTCGTCGTCGTCAAGGATGCGGAGGGCAACCTCCGCGACCTGTCCCACACCCCGGAGACCGACGCGGAGTTCACGCCCGTGCCGGCCAGCTCCGAGGAGGGGCGCGGCGTCATCCGTCACTCCTGCGCTCACGTCCTCGCCCAGGCCGTCCAGGCCGAGTTCCCGGGCACGAAGCTGGGCATCGGCCCGGCCATCGACAACGGCTTCTACTACGACTTCCAGGTCGCCGAGCCCTTCACCCCGGAGGACCTCAAGGCGATCGAGCGTCGCATGAAGAAGATCATCAAGTCGGGCCAGAAGTTCGAGCGCCGCACCTACGCCTCCACCGAGGCCGCCGCCGAGGAGCTTGCCGACGAGCCCTTCAAGCTGGAGCTCGTCGCCGACAAGGGCAACATCGACCCGGACTCCGACGAGGCCACCGAGATCGGCGCCGGCGAGCTGACCGCCTACGACAACATCAACCCGCGCACGGGTGAGGTCGAGTGGTCGGACATGTGCCGTGGCCCGCACGTGCCCACGACCCGCTACATCCCGGCATTCGCCATCACCCGCTCCTCCGCCGCCTACTGGCGCGGCAACCAGGACAACGCCGGCCTGCAGCGCATCTACGGCACCGCCTGGGAGGACAAGGAGTCCCTCGACGCGTACCAGCACATGCTGGCCGAGGCCGAGAAGCGTGACCACCGTCGCCTGGGAGCCGAGCTGGACCTGTTCTCCTTCCCGGACGAGATCGGCTCCGGTTTCCCGGTGTTCCACCCCAACGGTGCGACCATCCGCATGGAGATGGAGGAGCACTCGCGTCGTCAGCACATCGCGGGCGGCTACTCCTTCGTCAACACCCCGCACATCACCAAGGGTGACCTGTTCGAGAAGTCCGGCCACCTGGACTTCTACGCGGAGGGCATGTTCCCCCCGATGCAGCTCGACGGTGAGACGGACGAGGAGGGCAACGTCACCAAGCCGGCGCAGGACTACTACGCCAAGCCGATGAACTGCCCGATGCACAACCTCATCTTCGCCTCCCGGGGCCGTTCCTACCGTGAGCTGCCGCTGCGTCTGTTCGAGTTCGGCACGGTCTACCGCTACGAGAAGTCCGGTGTCGTCCACGGACTGACCCGCGCCCGCGGTTTCACCCAGGACGACGCGCACATCTACTGCACCGAGGACCAGCTCGAGCAGGAGCTGACCACGGTCCTCGACTTCATCATCTCGCTGCTGCAGGACTACGGCCTGGACGACTTCTACCTGGAGCTGTCCACCCGGGACCCGAAGAAGTCCGTCGGTTCCGACGAGATCTGGGAGCGTTCCACCGACATCCTGCAGCGGGTGGCCGACAAGTCGGGCCTGCACCTGGTGCCGGACCCGGAGGGCGCCGCGTTCTACGGCCCGAAGATCTCCGTCCAGGCCAAGGACGCCATCGGCCGTACCTGGCAGATGTCCACCGTCCAGCTGGACTTCAACCTGCCGGAGCGTTTCGACCTCGAGTACACCGCCCCGGACGGCTCCAAGAAGCGCCCGATCATGATCCACCGTGCGCTCTTCGGCTCCATCGAGCGTTTCTTCGGCGTGCTCCTCGAGCACTACGCCGGCGCCTTCCCGGCGTGGCTGGCCCCGCACCAGGTGATGGGCATCCCGGTCGCGGATGATTTCGCGCCGCACCTGGAGGCTGTCACCGCCGAGCTGCGCAGGCGTGGCATCCGCGCCGAGGTGGACACCTCGGACGACCGCATGCAGAAGAAGATCCGCAACCACACGACCGGCAAGATCCCGTTCATGCTGCTGGCCGGTGCCCGCGACGTCGAGGCTGACGCTGTGAGCTTCCGTTTCCTGGACGGCACGCAGGTCAACGGCGTGCCGGTGGCCGAGGCCGTCGAGCTGATTGAGGCCTGGGTCCGGGACCGCGTCAACGAGCAGCCGAGCGAGGCAGCCCTTGCAGCCCGCCGACAGTAA
- a CDS encoding Dyp-type peroxidase, whose translation MSALSRRGFLTGLSVTAGGAALAACATPQDRAAAKMTAAADTRLYDAIVPFDGERQAGISTPAQANLNLVGFNLVDGVDRGAVARLMRSWSEDSRRLCTGETPLGSLEPELVVAPSNLTITCGFGPRVFEVIDAVDKRPEWLQPLPEYKLDQLEDRWGQTDLVVQICSDDPIMLAHATRHLVRSGMDYARVFWMQQGFLRAYGAHKPGETPRNLFGQVDGTVNPRSEEEFNEQVWIADGAPEWMQGSTSMVVRRINMNMDTWEMLDRPSREEAMGRKLDTGAPLTGEDEFDEPDFTATDKFGLPVIDQQSHVFRAKPAEGHPEQRIKRRAYNYDIAPEPGSEQLSNSGLVFLCFQKDPLLQYDPIQKRLDEADRLNEWITHIGSAVYWIPPGTSEDGSTGDAYWAQRLLEA comes from the coding sequence ATGTCAGCTTTGTCCCGTCGCGGGTTCCTCACCGGACTGTCCGTCACGGCGGGTGGTGCTGCCTTGGCGGCCTGCGCCACCCCGCAGGACAGGGCAGCGGCGAAGATGACCGCCGCCGCGGACACCCGGCTCTACGACGCCATCGTCCCCTTCGACGGGGAGCGCCAGGCGGGTATCTCCACGCCCGCCCAGGCCAACCTCAACCTCGTCGGCTTCAACCTGGTCGACGGTGTCGACAGGGGAGCGGTGGCCCGTCTCATGCGGTCCTGGTCGGAGGACTCCCGGCGCCTGTGCACCGGCGAGACCCCGCTGGGCAGCCTGGAGCCGGAGCTCGTGGTCGCGCCGTCGAACCTCACCATCACGTGTGGATTCGGCCCGCGGGTGTTCGAGGTGATCGACGCCGTCGACAAGCGGCCTGAGTGGCTGCAGCCACTTCCCGAGTACAAGCTGGACCAGCTCGAGGACCGGTGGGGTCAGACGGATCTGGTCGTCCAGATCTGTTCCGACGATCCCATCATGCTCGCGCACGCCACCCGTCACCTCGTGCGTTCCGGCATGGACTACGCACGGGTGTTCTGGATGCAGCAGGGATTCCTGCGTGCCTACGGCGCGCACAAGCCGGGGGAGACCCCGCGCAACCTCTTCGGCCAGGTGGACGGCACCGTCAACCCCCGCTCGGAGGAGGAGTTCAACGAGCAGGTGTGGATCGCCGACGGCGCCCCGGAGTGGATGCAGGGCTCGACCTCGATGGTCGTGCGCCGCATCAACATGAACATGGACACCTGGGAGATGCTCGACCGCCCCTCCCGTGAGGAGGCCATGGGCCGGAAGCTCGACACCGGCGCCCCGCTGACCGGTGAGGACGAGTTCGACGAACCGGACTTCACGGCCACGGACAAGTTCGGCCTGCCGGTCATCGACCAGCAGAGCCATGTCTTCCGCGCCAAACCGGCGGAGGGACACCCGGAGCAGCGCATCAAGCGTCGTGCCTACAACTACGACATCGCCCCGGAGCCCGGCAGCGAACAGCTGTCCAACTCGGGCCTGGTGTTCCTGTGCTTCCAGAAGGATCCGCTCCTGCAGTACGACCCGATCCAGAAGCGTCTCGACGAGGCCGACCGCCTCAACGAGTGGATCACGCACATCGGCTCGGCCGTCTACTGGATCCCGCCGGGAACCAGCGAGGACGGCTCGACCGGCGACGCCTACTGGGCGCAGCGCCTCCTCGAGGCCTGA
- a CDS encoding copper chaperone PCu(A)C, which translates to MFTRGRIALSVLAVSALALAGCSDNGDADTTTTATTAAETTATTTATDVVGEGENAEWVTFTEGFVKSKPAEKDMTGIFGIFTNNSDEDINVVGFTSNLGAPTYELHEVVDGVMQMKPGGFVLPAGEEYELKPGGDHMMIMDYNEPIEAGDTIDIIIEFGDGSTQEVKDLPVRTIASGEESYNSDGSLQGHQMGQMDDAESESEN; encoded by the coding sequence ATGTTCACCCGAGGCCGTATCGCACTTTCTGTTCTCGCTGTCTCCGCTCTCGCGCTCGCCGGCTGCTCCGACAACGGTGACGCTGACACCACCACGACCGCCACCACCGCGGCCGAGACCACCGCCACCACCACGGCCACCGACGTCGTCGGCGAGGGCGAGAACGCCGAGTGGGTCACCTTCACCGAGGGCTTCGTCAAGTCCAAGCCGGCTGAGAAGGACATGACCGGTATCTTCGGCATCTTCACCAACAACAGCGACGAGGACATCAACGTCGTCGGATTCACCTCCAACCTCGGTGCTCCGACCTACGAGCTCCACGAGGTCGTCGACGGCGTCATGCAGATGAAGCCGGGTGGCTTCGTCCTGCCGGCAGGCGAGGAGTACGAGCTCAAGCCGGGCGGCGACCACATGATGATCATGGACTACAACGAGCCGATCGAGGCCGGCGACACCATCGACATCATCATCGAGTTCGGCGACGGCTCCACCCAGGAGGTCAAGGACCTCCCGGTCCGCACCATCGCCTCCGGCGAGGAGAGCTACAACTCCGACGGCTCCCTCCAGGGCCACCAGATGGGCCAGATGGACGACGCTGAGTCCGAGTCCGAGAACTAG
- a CDS encoding copper resistance CopC family protein, with the protein MTQSRFRKLRNLTAAAATAGLLVLAAPVSPAHDLVIGGNPDNGDVVDEFPEVIELEFSGYVKLDFNTFAISDINSGEILFSGPPSIDGRMVSIEVPADVNPGPGDYRIGFQITSSDGHSTRGMTTFTVAGERDAASTAAESTADAASEASEDTGMLQNPLTWILAGVGILAILGVIVMVIARGQKNTQE; encoded by the coding sequence GTGACGCAGTCCCGATTCCGTAAGCTCCGGAACCTCACGGCGGCGGCCGCAACCGCCGGCCTGCTGGTTCTGGCTGCCCCGGTTTCCCCGGCTCATGACCTGGTCATCGGCGGCAACCCCGACAACGGGGATGTGGTCGATGAGTTTCCGGAGGTCATCGAGCTGGAGTTCTCCGGTTACGTGAAGCTGGACTTCAACACCTTCGCCATCTCGGACATCAATTCCGGGGAGATCCTCTTCTCCGGTCCGCCGTCCATCGACGGGCGCATGGTCAGCATCGAGGTGCCGGCCGACGTGAACCCGGGGCCCGGTGACTACCGCATCGGTTTCCAGATCACGTCCTCCGACGGTCACTCGACGCGCGGTATGACCACCTTCACGGTGGCCGGTGAGCGCGACGCGGCTTCCACTGCCGCCGAGTCGACCGCGGATGCCGCGTCCGAGGCGTCGGAGGACACCGGAATGCTGCAGAATCCGCTCACGTGGATCCTCGCAGGAGTGGGCATACTCGCCATCCTCGGCGTCATCGTCATGGTGATCGCCCGGGGCCAGAAAAACACCCAGGAGTAA
- a CDS encoding IS1249 family transposase: MTTNRPRCPVCSHTTKKNGTTSKGTTRWRCTDCGHSFVRTTQHDHPHAATMRTFITWVTGTQSLTALAEHHGRHRNTLSRRMSWCWWIIPPSAVDPHRIHDQIFLDATFLASGCLLIAASRTHIINWTWARTETTAAYRELISPIPAPLMAVIDGGQGAASAITSTWPTTIIQRCLVHAQRVVRRHTTSRPRTDAGKTIYRLALQLTRITTLDQAAEWTAHLQQFGAVYQDWLNQKTTVQDPVTRQYKQVFTHPRVRAAYHSLLSLYRRKLLFNYLQPPAGAVDPDRFAPTTNVLEGGFNAPVKELARRHRGLSRPHQRTVIDWWLYLKTQTPDDPVAIARSQSWGQVALSTAQDLVNHENTRPDINGIGAPAGYDTAIDSSYQHSMGIQQGWIGR, from the coding sequence GTGACCACAAACCGACCCCGCTGCCCCGTATGCAGCCACACCACCAAGAAAAACGGCACCACCAGCAAAGGCACCACCCGCTGGCGCTGCACCGACTGCGGACACTCCTTTGTCCGCACCACCCAGCACGACCACCCCCACGCCGCCACCATGCGGACCTTCATCACCTGGGTCACCGGCACACAATCCCTGACGGCCCTGGCCGAACACCACGGCCGCCACCGCAACACCCTCAGCCGTCGGATGTCCTGGTGCTGGTGGATCATCCCACCCTCAGCAGTCGACCCGCACCGCATCCACGACCAGATCTTCCTCGATGCCACCTTCCTGGCCAGCGGCTGCCTGCTCATCGCCGCCAGCCGCACCCACATCATCAACTGGACCTGGGCACGCACAGAAACCACCGCCGCCTACCGGGAACTGATCAGCCCGATCCCCGCACCATTGATGGCTGTCATCGATGGTGGCCAAGGCGCCGCCTCCGCGATCACCTCCACATGGCCGACCACAATCATCCAACGGTGTCTGGTCCACGCCCAACGAGTTGTCCGCCGCCACACCACCAGCCGGCCACGCACCGACGCAGGGAAAACCATCTACCGTCTGGCCCTGCAGCTGACCCGGATCACCACCCTGGACCAGGCCGCCGAATGGACCGCGCACCTCCAGCAGTTCGGTGCCGTCTACCAGGACTGGCTCAACCAGAAGACCACCGTCCAGGACCCGGTGACCCGTCAGTACAAGCAGGTGTTCACCCATCCACGGGTCCGTGCCGCCTATCATTCGCTGCTGTCGTTGTACCGGCGGAAACTGCTGTTCAACTACCTCCAACCACCTGCCGGGGCCGTGGACCCGGACAGGTTCGCCCCGACCACCAACGTCCTGGAGGGCGGGTTCAACGCACCGGTCAAAGAGCTCGCCCGTCGCCACCGCGGACTGTCGCGTCCCCATCAACGCACCGTCATTGACTGGTGGCTGTACCTGAAGACACAAACTCCTGACGATCCAGTAGCGATCGCCAGGAGTCAGTCCTGGGGCCAAGTCGCACTTTCCACGGCGCAGGACTTGGTCAACCACGAAAACACCCGCCCCGACATAAACGGAATCGGTGCCCCTGCAGGCTACGACACTGCGATTGATTCCAGCTACCAGCACTCCATGGGCATCCAGCAAGGATGGATAGGCCGCTGA
- a CDS encoding pyrimidine reductase family protein, with translation MSTPSAYPGDMITDIIGPLLPPTEPELRAIFITSLNGSITVDGRSGALGNDTDRALLLAMRDWSDVVLAGAHTVTAENYGGVVTSPEVSAARVAEGRPPVPRLAVVTRSLRLDPESRFFREATTPPLVLIPGSSFTDPDLAAQRDRLTAAGAEIHSTGDGSPAEIVRVLHGLGLPRISCEGGPALFSEVLRAGLVDVLHLTVAPVIHAPVEKQLAHDVHTRFTLDRHLATDDGTLFLRLRRPGAGLR, from the coding sequence TTGTCGACGCCCTCCGCCTACCCTGGTGACATGATCACAGACATCATCGGTCCGCTGCTTCCCCCCACGGAGCCGGAGCTGCGTGCCATCTTCATCACCTCCCTCAACGGTTCCATCACCGTCGACGGCCGTTCCGGGGCCCTCGGCAACGACACCGACCGCGCCCTGCTGCTGGCGATGCGCGACTGGTCGGACGTGGTCCTCGCCGGTGCCCACACCGTCACCGCCGAGAACTACGGAGGCGTGGTCACCTCGCCGGAGGTCTCGGCCGCCCGTGTCGCAGAGGGTCGTCCGCCGGTCCCCCGCCTGGCGGTGGTCACCCGCAGTCTCCGCCTGGATCCGGAGTCCCGTTTCTTCCGGGAGGCCACCACTCCCCCACTCGTGCTCATCCCCGGGTCCTCCTTCACCGACCCGGATCTCGCTGCACAGCGGGACCGTCTCACGGCCGCCGGCGCGGAGATCCACTCCACCGGAGACGGCAGTCCCGCGGAGATCGTCCGCGTGCTGCACGGCCTGGGGCTTCCCCGCATCTCCTGCGAGGGCGGGCCGGCGCTCTTCTCCGAGGTCCTGCGGGCCGGACTCGTGGACGTGCTGCACCTGACGGTCGCGCCGGTGATCCACGCGCCCGTCGAGAAGCAGCTGGCACACGACGTGCACACCCGCTTCACCCTCGACCGTCACCTCGCCACCGACGACGGCACGCTGTTCCTCCGCCTCCGCAGGCCGGGCGCGGGGCTGCGGTAA